From Candidatus Omnitrophota bacterium:
TGGAGAGGCGAAAAGAGCTAACGATAAAGTGAGAAACAGCCAGCGTTTCATTTTTGTCCTCCAATTATTATGAAAGGACTAACTTGGCGGTTTGTCCAAATTTCCGTCCGCCCTCATCGAAAAACAATAGAAAAAAGCAATCAATTCGATTCCAAAACAAGCCGTAAGCCCATGGATTTGGACAATTCGTTAGGTTTCCAGGAGTATCGACAAGCCGACCGTAATTTTGTGGGATCGCTGCTATAGGCGCCACCCCGGGCTATGCGATCCGAACCAACATCTGGACCCTTAGGATCAATTTCCGTTATTGAATCTTTACCTTTATACCAGTTCTTATCATACCAGTCCTGGCACCATTCCCATACATTCCCGCTCATGTCGTACAAACCCCAGGCGTTCGGCTTTTTTGTGCCTACTTCGTGGGTTTTTTCGACGGAATTGTTCTTATACCAAGCGTATTCATCGATCAGAGAGTAATTCGGATCGTTCCCCCAATAAAAACGAGTCTTCGCTCCGGCACGGCAAGCGTATTCCCACTCCGCCTCCGTCGGCAAACGGAAGGTTCCTTGCCCCAATTGACATAATTTTTGGATAAAGATTTGGCATTCATCCCAGGATACATAGTATACTGGATAATTCATTCCAACACCGATATCCAATTCGGGATTGCTGCCCATCAAGGCTTTCCATTGCGCCTGAGTAACTTCATACTTCCCAAGATAAAAATCTTTCGTTATTTTCACCCAATGTTTTGGTTCTTCATCGGCTTTCGCGTCTGTGTCGTCTAACTTCTTCGATCCCATCTCAAAATCAATCCCCGTCCGGATTAGCGCCATCTCCAGGGGCTTGGCAGTGGAAGGCAAATTGTCGATGGTAAGCGTAATGGTCTCGCCAGCGCCGGATTCGTCATCCGCCGCCACTTTAATACGGTAGTTCGTTTCGTAAACATTCGGATTATCTTTTCCGGCATCCCAAACGATTTGCTTGTCTTTTCCGGGCGATGTCTTGCCAAAATCCCCCGTCAGCGAATTCGCTGGAATGTTGCGGCCAAAGCCATCCAACACCTGGACGCTGATCGTCACGGAGGCGCTATCCGAATCTTCCAGGTCGTAAGAAATATCCACGAGATTCGTCCCCCACCGCTGGGATACTCGGATGTTGCTGATAAGCGGGGCGCCCGCATGAACAGAGGATATCAAGGTAACCATTATTCCCAAAAGAACCAGGAAATACGCTTTTCGAACCATTGAACCTCTCATAATGCCCTCCGTTAACGAACCGATGGCGAATAATGCTTAAATCATTAATATTCAAGACGTTATAATGCGTAAAATACCCAAAAATAATCAATCGCATAAAACGAACATGAAATATATACCACAATTTTTTTAAAAAGTATATTAAAAAACGTTTTTTTAGTTATTTTTTCATGAGAAAAAGATAATGATTCATATTTCTTAATCACTGCTCTCATGCCGTAAGATGATATTCGTATGCCGAATGCAACTATTTGAAATTAAAATCCAACCTCTAACCACCCCTATCCAATACACTTAGAAATGAGGTTTCTCATTGTGAAAGCGCAAATGATTCAAAAAATCCCATCCTAATTAGAGCCGCATAAATCCGTCTCGAGCGGTTTACCATTTTTAAAGAAAATAATGGGACTCATGCGTTTGCGTTTTCCCTAAGGAATCAGCCTTTATCTTTTTTTATCCGCCGGTCGAGCGTTATAATCGCGCCCAATGCAACGAAATCCCGTCCCCGAGAAATCGGGGATTTTTGTTGGAAATCCATTGAAAAATCAACATATTTTACGTATTTTCCCTTTTCATCATCTATTCTTATCAATTTCATCATCTATTCTTATCAATCTAATCTATTAGGAAAAAGGCCGGCGCGCGGATCATAAGTTTTCATAAAAAAAACGTTTTTTTTTGAAAAAAAGCTTGACGAGATGTAATTCAATATGAAAAAATCGGTCATCATTGTCTGTTTAAGTTAGGAAATTTCGATTTATATGTTATTCACGGGAGAAAATCATGAATCATTACAAAGTTCGTAAAAATTACCACTATCCTATTGCTATATTCATTCCGATTCTTGCAGCCTTTTTGTCTTTCTCTTTTATGGAAGCCAGCGCTCAGCCGCTCTTATCGAAAGGAGATATTACCGGCGATGGCGTTATCGACGGGCGCGATGCGCTCAAAGTTCTGCGAGCCGTTGAGAATTTGGAAACGCTTTCTCCGGCGGAAATGGAAAAAGGCGATGTTTTTCCCATACCCGGCGTAGGCGATCGATTGACCGGCGATGGCGTCTTGACCCGCGAAGACGCTCGGCGGATTCTGCAAATGAGCGTGGGTCTTTATTCCGAGGGGGAAATCACGGGCGACTTCGATGCGCTGCCTCCCATGATTGACGATTTTTATCCCAAACATGGCCCAGCTGGGACAAAAGTTACGATTATCGGTCAAAATTTTGTTGGAAGCATTCACAAGGAAAATCTGGTTTTCTTCGGCGATATCGAAACGCCGGTTCAGGAAGCCGCAGGGACTCGTCTTGTCGTCGAAGTCCCGGCGGGCGCGGAGACCAACCGCCTTCGCGTCATATCGGTCGGCGGCATAGACCAAAGCCCTTTCGTTTTTCGCGTTACACGAAAAATAACAGTGTCGTTGCAATTGGATGGGGGATTGAATGCGCAGGATTTTTCGGTTGTCAACAATCTGGAGGAATCGCAAAATTCCACTTCCAATACATTTAATATCGAAATTCCCCAGCAGGAGGCCAACTTGATTGCCGCCGTTCCCAAGGATGATCGCTCGATCTTTTATTTGGCTTTCGTCACGCCTGAATCGTTAAAAAGCGGCAATTCGGGAACGTCCTCAAATCCGGTGATTTTAAACGCCCAGACGACGGCGGCGGCGTTGACGCTTTTGCATCCGTATATGCTTACCGCCCAAACTTCCACAATCGATTACTTGACAAGCCTGGCGCCGACTCTTCCCGAAACCCAAAACCTGGCGCAAGTCATCGCGCAACGTTTTGCGGCGAATGCGGATGGATTGAACGATGCGGCGGTAAAAACGGCGTGGATGCAATCGGTAGCGGCGGTTCTCAATGCGTTGCCCCATACGACGGCGTTCGACGTCGCCGCAACGCCTGCGGCGGGCAAGACGATTCCCTCTCGCACGGCAATCGGTTCTATGCCGAATGCATCCGCACCAAGCGAAGGAGATGCGCAGACATCGAAGCCTACGCTCATCGACTCGTTGACAGTCAGCTTCAACAAAGCCGACGCCGATCTGACGAACGTTTATTTCGACGATCTGGCGGGCGGGCTTCATGTCGAATTGAATCCCGGCTACAGCCCCTTGGACTGGATTACTACGATATATCGCGTTGTTCCGAAGTCATTGCCGCTGGGCGCCAATACTCCTTATGCAGAAATCCGGTCGAACGATTATGCGCATACGGGCTACGAACGCGTCTCCGCCATCGTCTCCGATCGTCTGAAGAGAAAAATGGACGTTTATGGAGCGGGCGTCGACAAGGCGTTCGCAGGCGAAGATTGGATTCCAGCGCAAAGCCAGGTATTGCCGCTGGAAAACGGCGATGAAGCCGTCTATATGCTTCGTTCGTACAGCGGTTCAT
This genomic window contains:
- a CDS encoding formylglycine-generating enzyme family protein encodes the protein MVRKAYFLVLLGIMVTLISSVHAGAPLISNIRVSQRWGTNLVDISYDLEDSDSASVTISVQVLDGFGRNIPANSLTGDFGKTSPGKDKQIVWDAGKDNPNVYETNYRIKVAADDESGAGETITLTIDNLPSTAKPLEMALIRTGIDFEMGSKKLDDTDAKADEEPKHWVKITKDFYLGKYEVTQAQWKALMGSNPELDIGVGMNYPVYYVSWDECQIFIQKLCQLGQGTFRLPTEAEWEYACRAGAKTRFYWGNDPNYSLIDEYAWYKNNSVEKTHEVGTKKPNAWGLYDMSGNVWEWCQDWYDKNWYKGKDSITEIDPKGPDVGSDRIARGGAYSSDPTKLRSACRYSWKPNELSKSMGLRLVLESN